The Aspergillus fumigatus Af293 chromosome 7, whole genome shotgun sequence genome includes the window AGATCAAGGAACCGAGGGAACCCGCGTCTACAGCAGTGTACCCTCCCGGGCAGAGCCCTCTCAAGGAGCAAACGAGGGAGAACGCGCCTTCAAGACAATGGCGTGGTCCATGGTCGCGCTCAGAGTCTGCTTCGAAAGCGGACCCGGGGATTTCCGAGCCTGTCGATATAATCGACCGAGGACTCGTCAGCCTCACGGTAGCTTCGGAGGCTTTCAATAGATTCGTGACTCATATGGCGCCTCAGATGCCGTTTGTGGTATTCCCTGCGGGCACGACGATGAGCGATGTTCGAAAATCCAAACCGGCGCTCCTTCACGCTATTATCGCGGTCTCTATCGGCGCCATACAGCCCGATGCTCAGCTCGCGTTGCTGGAAGACTTCTACAAGACTGTCGCAGATCGAATCGTGGTTAGGGGTGAAAAGTCCTTTGACCTGGTGCAGGCTTTGTTAGTCTCCTGCAACTGGTACACTCCACCTGACCACTTTGAGAAGCTGAAATTTTACCAATTGACTCACATGGCCGTCACTTTGGCGATGGATCTGGGGATGAACAGGAAGTTGTTGGTTCGAAACAAGCCTTTACCGATGTTCAAGGATATGGTTATGAAGAAGCCGCCGTCAATGAatcttgattccccggaGACGCGACGAACTTGGCTTGGTTGTTATTTCATGGCTGTCCAGTAAGCCTTCCTGTCACGGCGATCATCTTAGTATGCTTGCTGACCTTCTGGCAGAGTTGCTGTTTCTCTAAGGCGTGTGCTGCTCGTCCGATGGCAGCCATATATGGACGAATGCGTGTCGATTCTGGAAAACTCCCCCGATGCATTGCCTTCAGATAAAGCAGTGATACAGTGGGCGAGACTTGCCCACATGACTGAAGATATCAATTCCCAGTTGTCCTCGGATGATACCGTCTATGTGCCCTTCACGGACCCGAAGGTTCAATACACGGTGAAGGTGTTTGAAAAGCAACTGGAACAGTGGAAGAGGGAAACTCCAATGGAAATCTATACTCGTAAGTCCGATGGCCGCGATGTACATTACCCAGCTTAACTGACCAACGTACAGCTATCATGAAACAGTCAGAGCACATCGTGAATCTTTACATATACGAAAACTCTATGTTGATGGAGACCGGTGACGACcggaagaaagaagactaTACCAACGCCGCTTATATGCATGCACTAAGCGTCTGTTTGACATCCATCCATCAAGTGCTAGATACCACTTGTTCCGTTGATATCAAGGACCTGATCTCCTTACCAACCGTCTGCCTCGCAAGAGTATCATTTGCTGCAGTCTCCCTCATCAAGCTTTATTCTGTCGTTTCATTTCCCGGGAGCCAAATAGGACAGGTCATTGATCCATCCAGTCTCAAGGTTGAATACTACCTCAACAAAGTGATTGACCACTACGCCGCAGCAGGAGAGCTTCCTGGGGGACGAACACCGGGCAAATTCTCTGTGGTTCTCGCCATGCTTCGGAGTTGGTTCGTCAAGCGCAAAGACCATAACCGAGCACTGAGAGAAGCATTTGGCGGAGGGCCAGTCACTTGTACCACGGTGGATCTGTCAGAGTCTCACGACGGAGACAAGACCCAATCGGTACGATTCTGCCTCCGTGACCCTTCTGATCTCACGAGACTCGCTATAATCAGAATCAAACTGACATCTCAAACAGGGTCAAACCcccctccacctcctcagcGAAGTTGCCAACAGCCGCTCCGCTACAGCCCATCCTTCCTCGCACCACCAACCAAGTTACGCCTCCCAGTCCTCAGCCGAACCCATCACCCAGACACCATCCTCCGATTTGACCGCGCAAACCGTCCCGTCTAGCACTGCTACCGACTCCGACCCTTGGACTCAGTACCCGTCCGTCTCTCTCTCATCCGCGACAACCCAGGCTCAACAGCAAGCCCAATCGCGCCAGTTTTACTCGCCTTTCAACTCGAATTACCAGGATATGTCGTCTTACCCTGACGGGGGCATTATGATGATGTCTCCGATGAACCAGGGATTCTTTGTGCCAGAGTTAGGAATACAGGTTGGGTTCGACTCGGGGAATATGTTTGCGCTGGAGCACCTGCTGACAGATGGGCTGTTGAACCTTCCACTACCCGCTGATGTCGGAATGGGGtattattgatattgagaTTTTACAGCCGTTATTCAGTGACAAAGTAATGGAACAGGTTTATAGCTATCCTCTGTTCTTGGTTACTGTTTTTTCCAGCGTACTGTCATCTATGTATGACGATCTTTTCGATTTGTTTATATCTTAGGCCAGCTATATGATATATCCAGGGCATTTTCCTCCTTGCTCTTAGCAACTAGCGCACAAGAATCTTCAATGATTTACCTCGCGTCACTGTCTTCTGTTTTGCGCACTCCTTTGCAGATGTTATGTTCCGGAACCGGGATTTTTTAATGTTCAAGAATAAGTGCAGTATGCAGTATGAACACGGTGAAGAACTCCCACATAGGAGCCCCACATGGGGAGCAATCTATTGCCCAGAAGAGTTAGGACATGGGCCCGCTTAATATGACGCAATTCTTGTCATCTTATCCTGAAGAGGAAATTATTGCGGCCAACAACATGGTGCGTCGAATCGTCGTTGCGGGCGGCATGTGGTGCATTACCGCCTTGGGCGTAGATCATGTGGAGAGCCTTGAAGCATTGTAGGGGGTTACTCCGAAACGGAAAGAAAGTTTGTAGGTTTAAGATTGTAGGTTGGGCAACCAGAAAGGGGACGCTAATTTGGACGGGTTCAGGGAAAATTTGCGCATTCTGTGGTAGATCGAGCGGCCTGTTTATGTCGATCAAGTACTGGGTATGAAGATGGGAACGAGAAAACTCCCAGAGACATCACGTTCCCCGTCAAGTTGCGGTGAAACCCCAGTCGTGGCTAAGTTTTTGCACCTCAAATGCCCACGGCCAACCGTTTTCCTCCTCTGTTTTGCGAAGGAGAGTAAGGAGGCAATTCTGTGCCAGAGGATCGAGGATCCATGAACTGCCTAAAGGGAATTAGCGGCTCGTTACGGCCAGGAAACTCTTCCGAACGTTCTCCACTGAGCAGGCTTACAGGCACAGAGCGCATGACAGGCCATGATGCGTACTGATGGGTCGTCTTCTGTTGAAAGTGCAATACCGAAGATGATCCAGAGATTCATCAGGATATCATCCTGCTGGGTGTCAGCAATTCTGCTTAATTAGGTGACCTGTTGAAAACAGACCTTGATCCTCCTCGCGATATGGTCTGGTGGGTTGCCAGCATGCATCGTGTGTAGTTCATGCTCCAGTAGTAAAGCCTTTGCCATACAAATATGCTGTATCGCGGTAGCTACGCTCGATGTAACAATCAGCTCCGGACGTCAATCTCTCATGGAGCTGACAAGTCTTGAGCTTACCGTGTAAAGGTGTCGTATACCATATGATGGGAAACGGCCGGTGACTATGCGGATCGGCATGCGAGAAATGTAATGGTTGGAAAGTGTTCGGCTTCTCCAACTCCCATATTCggatttttcttttcaatTCGACACCATCAACCGTGTCTAAACGCATTTGGTGATTCGCACCATAGCAATAATTGATTGTCTCAGCTAGAAGCCACGTAGCCCTATGCGTCCAATCTCGTTCGGCTAGGGGATTCTTGCTCTCCCACATTTGGCAAAGGCTTTGTCCAAAGGGGCTGAGCGTCAACCGTAGGGGATTATGGTGCGAAAGTGCAAACTGAATATCCTGCATCAAAAAAACCCAAAACGATGCCTCTGCAAGACCTCCAGAGACTGCACAGTCGACCTGAGAGCTGAAATAAACCGAACCGG containing:
- a CDS encoding putative C6 transcription factor (War1), with protein sequence MDIDPRLRIGRDKNASEGAQTSHTYVPATASRQGECTPTTAPSTHPPGDYPDPPSSHLSPSELVHSASSASGSHNHYAASNTQSTSPHGYHPSGPVRGNASTDPNDPYGDPKRPRACEACRQLKVRCEPDPSNPNGSCKRCAKAGRSCVVTAPTRKRQKKTDSRVAELERKIDALTASLQASQGQDLLPPMRLAVEPREEHQGRRWLGGGQAASNGSTYLSPPVDLAGSKRHSSGEIKEPREPASTAVYPPGQSPLKEQTRENAPSRQWRGPWSRSESASKADPGISEPVDIIDRGLVSLTVASEAFNRFVTHMAPQMPFVVFPAGTTMSDVRKSKPALLHAIIAVSIGAIQPDAQLALLEDFYKTVADRIVVRGEKSFDLVQALLVSCNWYTPPDHFEKLKFYQLTHMAVTLAMDLGMNRKLLVRNKPLPMFKDMVMKKPPSMNLDSPETRRTWLGCYFMAVQVAVSLRRVLLVRWQPYMDECVSILENSPDALPSDKAVIQWARLAHMTEDINSQLSSDDTVYVPFTDPKVQYTVKVFEKQLEQWKRETPMEIYTPIMKQSEHIVNLYIYENSMLMETGDDRKKEDYTNAAYMHALSVCLTSIHQVLDTTCSVDIKDLISLPTVCLARVSFAAVSLIKLYSVVSFPGSQIGQVIDPSSLKVEYYLNKVIDHYAAAGELPGGRTPGKFSVVLAMLRSWFVKRKDHNRALREAFGGGPVTCTTVDLSESHDGDKTQSGQTPLHLLSEVANSRSATAHPSSHHQPSYASQSSAEPITQTPSSDLTAQTVPSSTATDSDPWTQYPSVSLSSATTQAQQQAQSRQFYSPFNSNYQDMSSYPDGGIMMMSPMNQGFFVPELGIQVGFDSGNMFALEHLLTDGLLNLPLPADVGMGYY